The following coding sequences are from one Syngnathus acus chromosome 12, fSynAcu1.2, whole genome shotgun sequence window:
- the LOC119131612 gene encoding cytochrome b-c1 complex subunit 9 has translation MALAKSVYNLLFRRTSTFAVTIMVGAVFFERIFDQGGDAIFEQMNRGKLWKHIQHNYESKEE, from the exons ATGGCGCTAGCAAAGTCCGTGTACAATCTGCTCTTCAGGAGAACGTCCACTTTCGCCGTAACCATCATGGTCGGCGCTGTCTTCTTCGAGCGAATATTTGACCAAGGCGGAGACGCGATCTTTGAGCAAATGAATCGCGGG AAACTATGGAAACACATCCAACACAACTACGAGAGCAAGGAGGAATAA
- the eif2b1 gene encoding translation initiation factor eIF-2B subunit alpha encodes MNEQELLEYFRSQLRQDPDVASAVAAIRTLLEFLKRDEGETLQGLRENLTWATDRLTSVDSSVAVSSGGELFLRFISLTSLEHKELSRCKKVMEERGQLFVDKISMSRGKVAKLCHTFIKDGAKILTHSYSRVVLKVLEKAAAEKKRFSVFVTESQPDGAGRLMAKHLSKLNVPVTIILDAAVGYILEKVDQVIVGAEGVVESGGIINKIGTYQMAACAKAHNKAFYVVAESFKFVRLYPLNQQDVPDQFKYKADTLKSSSNLSEEHPLVDYTPPSLITLLFTDLGVLTPSAVSDELIKLYL; translated from the exons ATGAATGAACAAG AGCTGTTGGAGTACTTTCGCAGCCAGCTGAGGCAGGACCCCGACGTGGCTTCGGCCGTGGCCGCCATCCGCACGCTGCTGGAGTTTCTCAAGCGAGATGAAG gcgagacccttcaggGCCTGAGGGAGAACTTGACGTGGGCCACCGACCGCCTGACCAGCGTGGACTCGTCGGTGGCCGTGTCGTCGGGCGGCGAGCTCTTCCTGCGCTTCATCAGTCTCACGTCGCTCGAGCACAAG GAATTGTCGCGCTGCAAGAAAGTGATGGAGGAGCGCGGGCAGCTGTTTGTGGACAAGATCTCCATGTCTAGGGGCAAAGTGGCCAAGCTGTGTCACACCTTCATCAAGGACGGAGCC AAAATCCTGACGCACTCATACTCGCGGGTAGTCCTCAAGGTGCTGGAGAAGGCGGCGGCCGAGAAGAAACGTTTCTCCGTCTTTGTCACAGAGTCGCAGCCCGACGGCGCCGG GCGACTGATGGCCAAGCACCTGAGCAAACTCAACGTTCCCGTCACCATCATCCTGGACGCTGCCGTGGG GTACATCTTGGAGAAGGTGGATCAAGTCATTGTAGGTGCTGAAGGCGTGGTGGAGAGCGGCGGCATCATCAACAAG ATCGGCACCTACCAGATGGCGGCGTGCGCCAAAGCCCACAACAAAGCCTTCTACGTGGTGGCCGAGAGCTTCAAGTTTGTGCGCCTCTACCCGCTCAACCAGCAGGACGTGCCTGACCAGTTCAAG tACAAGGCGGACACGTTGAAAAGTAGCTCCAACCTATCGGAGGAGCACCCCCTGGTGGACTACACGCCACCCTCCCTCATCACGCTGCTCTTCACCGACCTGGGCGTGCTCACGCCTTCGGCCGTCAGCGACGAGCTCATCAAGCTCTATTTATGA